The candidate division WOR-3 bacterium genome includes a window with the following:
- a CDS encoding acyl-CoA dehydrogenase family protein, whose product MLLPSLHQQFQKEVREFAQEVIAPRAKGYDQSGRFVKENVQALAEKGYLGIPWPKELGGLGLDHLAYAIAVEEVSRACAATGLTLAAHTSLGTYPIYKFGTEEQKKRFIPPLARGEYLGAFGLTEPNAGSDAASIETSARKSDAGYVLNGSKRFITNAAYAGTVIVAATLDRKLGRKGITCFIVETKSKGFVVAKEENKLGLRGSNTVELAFEELFVPKENLLGKEYDGYRIFMETLDGGRISIGAFCLGMAQSALDALVNWARKREISQQNSKAIADVAMEVEAARLLVYDAAVLKDKGIRADKQCAFAKLFASEVAVRAVNTAINTIGEIALTDELPLNRVYRDVKLGEIGEGTSEIMRLIIAKEVLKET is encoded by the coding sequence TTGCTATTACCCTCACTTCATCAACAGTTTCAAAAAGAGGTGCGCGAATTTGCCCAGGAGGTGATTGCACCAAGGGCAAAGGGTTATGACCAGAGCGGCAGATTTGTCAAGGAGAATGTCCAGGCGCTTGCCGAAAAGGGCTATCTCGGCATCCCCTGGCCAAAGGAACTTGGTGGTCTTGGGCTTGACCACCTTGCCTATGCGATTGCGGTTGAGGAGGTTTCCCGTGCCTGCGCCGCCACCGGTCTGACCCTTGCCGCCCACACCTCACTTGGCACCTATCCGATTTACAAGTTTGGCACCGAGGAGCAGAAGAAAAGGTTCATTCCGCCACTTGCCCGTGGTGAATACCTCGGTGCCTTTGGTCTGACCGAACCCAATGCCGGCAGCGATGCCGCCAGTATTGAGACCAGCGCGCGCAAGAGTGATGCCGGCTATGTCCTTAACGGCTCAAAGCGGTTCATCACCAATGCCGCTTATGCCGGCACCGTTATCGTTGCCGCCACCCTTGATAGAAAACTTGGTCGCAAAGGCATCACCTGCTTCATCGTTGAGACCAAATCCAAGGGCTTTGTTGTTGCCAAGGAGGAAAACAAACTTGGACTGCGCGGCTCCAACACCGTGGAACTGGCTTTTGAGGAGCTCTTTGTGCCCAAGGAGAATCTCCTTGGTAAAGAATATGACGGCTATCGCATATTTATGGAGACCCTTGATGGTGGCAGAATCTCCATTGGTGCCTTCTGCCTGGGTATGGCGCAATCTGCCCTTGATGCCCTGGTCAACTGGGCAAGGAAAAGGGAGATCTCCCAGCAGAACTCAAAGGCGATTGCCGATGTGGCGATGGAGGTTGAGGCGGCAAGGCTTCTGGTCTACGATGCGGCAGTCCTCAAGGACAAGGGCATCAGGGCGGACAAGCAGTGTGCCTTTGCCAAACTCTTTGCCTCAGAGGTGGCGGTGCGTGCGGTCAATACCGCTATTAACACCATCGGTGAGATTGCCCTCACCGATGAACTGCCATTAAACAGGGTTTACCGTGATGTCAAATTGGGCGAAATCGGCGAGGGCACTTCAGAGATAATGCGCCTGATTATCGCCAAGGAAGTTTTAAAGGAAACATAG
- a CDS encoding acyl-CoA dehydrogenase, with protein sequence MDFNLTEDQIMLRNMVRDFANKELEPKAAQIDASAEFPYDTVKKLAELGLLSMTIPEKYGGVQYDFVSLAIAIEEISRGCGSTGVITAVHNTLAAWPIVNWGTEEQKEKYLPRMATGELLGAFGLTEANAGSDPASMETRAVLKGDRYILNGSKRFITNAGAAQLFIVFAKTAPELGSKGVTAFIVERNFPGFSLGKHEDLLGLRATANCELIFEDCEVPKENVLGEVNAGFKVALGTLDVSRIDIGAQATGIAQAALEKALAYSKERKQFGRPICEFEMIQAKLAEMATRIQASRLLVYYAAGQKDAGRPRFSQEAAMAKLFAATTAVDVTREAVQILGGYGYTKEYPVERLYRDAKCMEIYEGTSEIQRIVIARNLLA encoded by the coding sequence ATGGACTTTAACCTGACCGAAGACCAGATTATGCTGCGCAATATGGTGCGCGACTTTGCCAATAAGGAACTTGAACCCAAGGCGGCACAGATTGATGCCTCTGCCGAGTTTCCCTATGACACGGTCAAGAAACTTGCCGAACTTGGGCTGTTGAGTATGACCATTCCGGAGAAGTACGGTGGGGTGCAGTATGACTTTGTCTCGCTCGCAATAGCGATTGAGGAAATCTCCCGTGGCTGCGGCTCAACCGGTGTCATCACCGCGGTTCACAACACCCTTGCCGCCTGGCCAATTGTCAACTGGGGGACAGAAGAGCAAAAGGAGAAATACCTGCCAAGAATGGCAACCGGCGAACTTTTAGGTGCCTTTGGTCTGACCGAGGCGAACGCCGGCAGTGACCCGGCGTCAATGGAGACCAGGGCGGTTCTTAAGGGTGACAGATACATCCTAAACGGCTCAAAGCGGTTCATCACCAACGCCGGTGCTGCCCAACTTTTCATCGTCTTTGCCAAGACCGCGCCAGAACTGGGCTCAAAGGGTGTCACCGCATTTATCGTTGAGCGGAATTTTCCGGGCTTCTCCTTGGGCAAGCACGAGGACCTTTTGGGTCTGCGCGCCACCGCCAACTGCGAACTCATCTTTGAGGACTGCGAGGTGCCTAAGGAGAATGTCCTTGGTGAGGTCAATGCCGGCTTCAAGGTTGCTTTAGGAACCCTTGATGTGTCCAGGATTGACATCGGTGCCCAGGCAACCGGAATTGCCCAGGCGGCACTGGAAAAGGCGCTTGCCTATTCCAAGGAGCGCAAGCAGTTTGGCAGACCCATCTGCGAATTTGAAATGATTCAGGCAAAACTGGCAGAGATGGCGACAAGGATTCAGGCATCGCGACTTTTGGTCTATTATGCGGCTGGGCAGAAGGATGCGGGCAGACCCCGTTTCAGCCAGGAGGCGGCAATGGCAAAACTGTTTGCGGCAACAACCGCGGTTGATGTCACCAGGGAGGCGGTGCAGATTCTTGGCGGTTATGGCTACACCAAGGAGTATCCGGTTGAACGGCTCTACCGCGATGCCAAGTGTATGGAGATTTACGAAGGGACATCAGAGATCCAGCGGATTGTGATTGCCCGCAACCTGCTTGCGTAA